The Lineus longissimus chromosome 10, tnLinLong1.2, whole genome shotgun sequence genome segment ATCACATCAATGATGCTGGCAGTGTTTGCCTGCTTCCATTTTGATGGTGGGAGATAGTCATTTTTGTTAAGCTGTTTCTCTAATTCAGTGCACAGGTCACTCTTGTTGGGTTTATTCCTGAGTCCATCCCCATCAAAGAGATAGCTGCTGTCGACCAGGTCAAACGTCAACAAATACTTCATATCATAATCTCGGACACAGGCAATATCGAAGATCTTCTGAGTCTCTGCTAATTGCTTTTTGCTCCCCTTGTCTCTTGCTTGGTTTTGGCTTTTCTTGGGCTTCATGGATTTGAACGTTTTCAAGTTATTCCTGTGAATGGTATCAAAGATGGTTCTTTGCTTAGTCACAAACCTTTCAGTGCGAAATGTACTGTACTTCGTGCTGGAATTCGTGTCGAAATTGAGAAGGTTGTCACGGATTTCGCTGGACATGATTTCTTGGGTGAGGATGTTGTGAAGGGTATGCTGTTCATCGTGGTCTCCCTCTGTGGACATGATTGCTGGATTTTCATGTTGCTTGATGTACTGTATCATATCATGGATCAAGACTTCGGAGGTTCGTGTGGCAGGTAGATTGAACTCATGGTTCACGTGAAGTTCCGTGCTGGGTGTGGTCACACCACTGATTTCACGCTGAAGGTTAACGACAGCTAACATCTCATGTTATATGATCTCCCACTGAGCAACgaattgttttctttttgtaCTGCCGATAATGCCACTTGCGCTCTTCTGGGATCGATTTATTGTCTGTTCAAGGCACATGTCTGCGCCCACACAGTTGAATCGCCCTTCTGTCCGCTTTACGACAAATTTTTCAGCCTTGAAGTTTTCATATATCGATGGGGCATCTTCTGGTAGCTTCCTCATATCCTCTAGGTATACTGATCCCCATCGGAGGTAGTTGATCCGGTCACATCCAGCAAACCAGGGTAGAACTGCCTGTACACTATGGAGGTGTAGGTCCCAGTTTCCCTCACGATCAGCTCTTACTAGATCTTTCAGGAGGCACACCATTTGGACAAACCGATCCCAGAACGCAAATGTCTCCGACATCGCGCAGCTTTCAGACCTGAAGGCATTGAAGTCATCAATCATGTTTGATGAGGTTGAGATGAATGCATGTAAATGTTGTTTGCTTTCTTCCCTGTTCTTTTCTGACACGGAAGCTTTCATCAGCTTAAGAATTTCAAGGTTATTCCTGTATGGTTCCACTCCTTTGGTTCGGAAGAATTCTGTCCACTGCAACCTTTCTATTGATTCACAGAGCAACAATAATCCCTTCAGTGACCTGGTATAGTGTGTTCCATCAAGCACTGATTTGACAACATTCTTTCCAAAGGCCTTTGACTCCACGAAGATCGTTTCAGCTCCACACCCATCAATGTATTTTCCAATGGCACCCATGACTATCTTAATGAGATGGAAGGAACCTAAAATTAACACTAAGTTAGTAAATTCACTTGGGTTGTTCATAATGATCTCACGGGCAATATGGTACACCCCCTCACCACATGCAACAGGCAAGTGAGACTGTTTCAACTGATTCAGAACATCTTGGAAATTCTTTAGGGATGTGTACACTGTAGCATATTCTTCATTATTAAATGTCTATAGACACAAAGTATTTCATGTAATTAATATTCTATGCAATCTGTACAATCAGATAATGGTATTAGCATTCCATCTACTCACCTATAAAGGCATGATTTCCATGaaaattgatgatatcattGCTAACTGAGATGTGGCTTCATGATGCCATGCGGTCAAAGTGGAGATTCCCCAGATGATTTCCCACCATGGATTCTACAAATTGCTGCAGCTGTAATTGTTTATTGGGCTACAAAATATATATTAGACACATGCATGTGATTTTAGATGAAAACACTACCTCACCATATAATTACATCACTCCTGAGCCTATCCATTGCTTCCGAATAGTAgttttcaggtttttgctaATTTTTGCTAATTTCATTACAATTTCAATCGGACCCCAAGGGGTTAATCTACAAGATTATTGCTCCCTATTGGTTTTAAAAACTTACCTATATTGTACTCTACTGGAATtggtcaataaatgaataattcattcattcacattaTTTCTGGGCTTGTTTTAATATTTGAGGGTCCAGATTTTAAGCAAGGGTCGAATTACGTCATAGTTTGACCTCTGGTGACCTTGAacttcaaccaatcatttttctGCTGCATTCATCATATAGCTGATACTATAAGCTCCATGTTGAGTGGTCATATGTTACCTTAGGTTGTTTCCTTACGACGTTAGGTCAATTTGAATTTCCCCTACCCCTAATTTTGGCGGCGGTTATGCGCACGAGGAATTGCAACAAAACCATGAATAGCAGGTTTACTGCCGGGTTTCAGAATGTCCACCCTCGCTCAATGGGTGTCCCAGGTGGTCCTTTATCAAAATCAGGTGAGTGATTGTGGGGCCCTTTTATGCATGCAAACACCCCTTGGCTCCAGGACtactaacgtggttacgaatcaacatttggagcttattcttacatgatcagatcggaattttatggtaatttagaaatctgtcgcatatccgattcaatagtctatattttaaaacaacccagttgtacctcgcctccagtgtacagtactgatctcccaaatatgggaagacacgcccaccacacacccataatatggaccaatagcgctccgcttataaatacgccaccgccacacggggccttttcgatcagacgagttgcttgggaagttgggggcctgtcatgcattatgcatggataaggttgacgactatgtctaggcctaattgtctatgattgactgatattttataacaaacgatgaataaaagaagcctagtcatgtatgtttatcaccgaagtttgcggatgaaaatttccttcgccgtgagcgatttcttacatcttccagtacgcatcgagggatgcagagatctttgtgacgtcaccagttctaagcgggtttttttattcacgtgtgtgtttctcctatgatctcgtgcatctagtaccgagcataatactttatcgtctatggaatacaaaacaatcataaaaactaatttttgcttccattgaagagaaataaaatattttaacgaccacagcgcattgccaattgatgacgtcatcctccacattaaaaatgttggcttctgaacgaactggcaaattgctatcaataaagtcagctgggacgagactgtcagttgggagggtataaatcgtggaaggaacgcacccgatttcccgcgctatttgcacagtgattccatggtttacattgaatattccaaggtttatcagtgtttccaaggtttcactaattccatactttatcaactaccctaaGGAACAACCATTTTGGTACAATTTTCAACGCTACTTTATTCTGGCTATCAAGCCACATGACACTAGGTTCTATGGGGGAAATCTTTGTAGGAACTTACCATCTTATCTCAGGAGATTTTCTTGGATGAACAAGGCAACCAGGAATAATTTCCTTAGGACTGACTACTGCAGCATCATCAAGCACCGTGTCTATTGCAGGCACATCATCGACAAATGGAACCTTGATTGCAATGCTAGGTGGGCCGAACGGTCCAACCCCCACCTTGTTCACAGCTGCAATGCAGAACATGTACTCCATGCCTTCAACTAAGTCTTCATCTACGAAAGTCAGATTTTTGATGATTGTTTCATTTAGTTTGGCCGAGCAGGTGCTGGAGGTCGGGCAGCGTTGAAGACATTTAACATTGTAGCCAATGATTTGAGAGCCTCCATCATCTCCTGGTGGTTTCCATGACACTATGGCAGAGTCCCTAACGAATTGTGAGACAGTTGGCGCATTAGGTACTCCGGGtttgtctgaaaaaaaataatggTGATGGTGGTCATTAAATTATCAGAAATGACCTAAACTTCACACGGTCATAATATCAGTCAAATCAGGAGCATCCGTTGAGGGTTTTTCCTAAACCCTTCCCAACTATGTTGATGAGAGCTTTCCCCCAGCCCCATATCAGTGAAAGATGTGGGTCAAGTCGGCATATATATAGCATGACGATGTAttgaaaatcagcaaaaatGGAATGCACCTAACACATTCAAAAAAACTCAAATTACTCCTGTAGAACAGCATCCTTTCGGGGCATGAAATTTCCGCGAATATCAGATCACAGGCATATTCACGACAGGACATATTTGCGAGTCAAGGGctcactttttttcatttgcatTGCAAAATTTCCAGATAGGTGCTGTTTAGAATACCCTATCAGCCCAACTT includes the following:
- the LOC135494313 gene encoding myosin-binding protein C, slow-type-like, giving the protein MSGDARFESEGQHVQRQNHQVRSIQINEDLTLNRFLENCRLDSAENLAKVKQNFQDTTAADLFKLAEDDPLDKPGVPNAPTVSQFVRDSAIVSWKPPGDDGGSQIIGYNVKCLQRCPTSSTCSAKLNETIIKNLTFVDEDLVEGMEYMFCIAAVNKVGVGPFGPPSIAIKVPFVDDVPAIDTVLDDAAVVSPKEIIPGCLVHPRKSPEIRW